From the Marinomonas sp. THO17 genome, one window contains:
- the leuS gene encoding leucine--tRNA ligase has protein sequence MQEQYNPQHIEQAAQSFWDENKVFKAVADSNKEKFYCLSMFPYPSGRLHVGHVRNYTIGDVIARYQRMQGKNVLQPMGWDAFGMPAENAAIKNKTAPAKWTTENIEYMKGQLKQLGFGYDWDREIATCKPEYYKWEQWFFTQLVEKGLAYKKTSAVNWDPVDQTVLANEQVIDGCGWRSGAPVVRKEIPQWFIKITDYAEELLDDLDKLEGWPEKVKAMQRNWIGRSEGLEFSFAIEGKDEGVSVYTTRPDTIMGVTYMAIATQHPLSLEAAQNNAELAAFVDESKQISTTEADMATVDKKGIDTGFRAIHPITGEAIPVYAANFVLMDYGSGAVMSVPAHDQRDFEFAEKYGLPIKQVIQANGDEEIDLSKEAYTEKGILCNSGEFDGLDFQAAFNAVCEWMTAKGIGEKKVNYRLRDWGVSRQRYWGTPIPTINLADGTVVPTPQEQLPVVLPTDVVMDGVNSPIKNNPDFSATTYQGMAAERETDTFDTFMESSWYFARYCCPDADDVMLTEEANYWLPVDQYIGGIEHAILHLLYSRFFHKLLRDAGLVTSDEPFKRLLTQGMVNKDGTKMSKSKGNTVDPQELIEKYGADTVRLFIMFTAPPEQSLEWNDAGVDGASRFLRRLWALSYRHVNAGTTGKLDISALNGAQKALRRKTHETIQKVTDDIERRQTFNTAIAAVMELCNEVSKFEDTSELGLAVEREALESATLLLSPIVPHIAHQLWTELGHADNVVDAPWPVLDEAALVKDELNIVVQVLGKKRAELTVSASADNKTIEAEALAHPNVAKFLEGKTVRKVIVVPGRLVNIVAN, from the coding sequence ATGCAAGAGCAATATAACCCGCAGCACATTGAACAAGCTGCACAATCTTTTTGGGACGAAAATAAAGTCTTCAAAGCCGTCGCCGATTCCAATAAAGAAAAATTCTACTGCCTCTCCATGTTCCCATACCCAAGTGGTCGACTGCATGTGGGTCACGTGCGCAACTACACCATTGGTGATGTCATCGCGCGCTACCAACGTATGCAAGGTAAAAATGTCTTGCAACCTATGGGCTGGGATGCCTTCGGTATGCCGGCTGAAAATGCTGCCATTAAAAACAAAACCGCGCCAGCCAAATGGACCACAGAAAACATCGAATACATGAAAGGTCAGCTAAAGCAACTTGGCTTTGGCTACGACTGGGATCGTGAAATCGCCACCTGTAAACCAGAATACTACAAGTGGGAACAATGGTTCTTCACTCAGTTAGTTGAAAAAGGCTTGGCCTACAAGAAAACCTCGGCGGTGAACTGGGATCCGGTTGACCAAACCGTTCTTGCCAATGAACAAGTTATTGACGGCTGTGGTTGGCGTTCTGGCGCCCCTGTTGTGCGCAAAGAAATCCCGCAATGGTTCATCAAGATTACCGATTATGCTGAAGAGCTTTTGGACGATCTGGATAAATTAGAAGGTTGGCCAGAAAAAGTAAAAGCCATGCAGCGTAACTGGATTGGCCGCTCAGAAGGGTTGGAATTCAGTTTTGCCATCGAGGGTAAAGACGAGGGTGTTTCCGTTTACACCACACGTCCTGACACCATCATGGGCGTAACTTATATGGCGATTGCCACACAACATCCATTGTCTTTGGAAGCGGCACAAAACAACGCGGAATTGGCCGCCTTCGTCGACGAGAGCAAACAAATATCGACCACCGAAGCCGACATGGCAACCGTGGACAAAAAAGGCATAGACACGGGCTTTAGAGCCATTCACCCAATCACAGGTGAAGCCATCCCAGTGTACGCTGCCAACTTTGTTTTGATGGATTACGGCTCGGGTGCTGTGATGTCTGTGCCAGCCCACGATCAACGTGACTTTGAGTTTGCTGAAAAATACGGCCTGCCGATCAAGCAAGTCATTCAAGCCAATGGCGATGAAGAAATTGACCTAAGTAAAGAAGCCTACACGGAAAAAGGCATTCTGTGTAATTCGGGTGAGTTTGATGGTTTGGACTTCCAAGCCGCCTTCAACGCCGTGTGCGAATGGATGACCGCCAAAGGCATTGGTGAAAAGAAGGTCAACTACCGACTACGCGATTGGGGTGTGAGCCGTCAACGTTACTGGGGAACGCCCATTCCTACCATTAACCTTGCCGACGGCACTGTTGTACCAACACCACAAGAACAGCTTCCTGTGGTATTGCCAACGGACGTAGTGATGGACGGTGTGAATTCACCCATTAAAAACAACCCAGACTTTTCTGCCACCACTTATCAAGGTATGGCGGCAGAGCGTGAAACTGACACCTTCGATACCTTCATGGAATCTTCATGGTACTTTGCCCGTTACTGCTGCCCAGATGCCGATGACGTCATGTTGACTGAAGAAGCCAACTACTGGCTGCCAGTTGACCAGTACATTGGTGGTATTGAGCACGCTATCTTGCACTTATTGTACTCTCGCTTCTTCCATAAGTTATTGCGCGATGCGGGTCTAGTGACATCAGATGAGCCGTTCAAACGCCTATTGACGCAAGGCATGGTGAATAAAGACGGCACCAAGATGTCGAAGTCGAAAGGCAACACGGTCGATCCTCAAGAATTGATCGAGAAATACGGTGCCGATACCGTGCGTTTGTTCATCATGTTCACTGCACCACCAGAACAATCTCTGGAATGGAATGATGCGGGTGTGGATGGCGCGTCACGCTTCTTACGCCGCTTGTGGGCATTGTCTTATCGTCATGTGAACGCAGGAACGACAGGCAAACTGGATATATCAGCCCTGAATGGCGCGCAAAAAGCCTTGCGTCGTAAGACCCATGAAACCATCCAGAAAGTGACGGATGACATTGAACGTCGCCAAACCTTTAACACAGCCATCGCTGCGGTGATGGAGTTGTGCAATGAAGTCAGTAAATTTGAAGACACTTCTGAGCTAGGGTTAGCGGTTGAACGTGAGGCCTTAGAAAGTGCCACTCTGTTGTTATCGCCAATCGTGCCACACATTGCTCACCAATTGTGGACTGAGCTGGGGCATGCTGACAATGTGGTTGACGCACCTTGGCCTGTATTAGATGAAGCCGCTTTGGTTAAAGACGAGCTGAACATTGTGGTACAAGTATTAGGTAAAAAGCGCGCTGAATTAACCGTATCGGCCAGTGCCGACAACAAAACCATTGAGGCAGAGGCATTGGCACATCCCAATGTGGCTAAGTTCCTTGAAGGAAAAACGGTTCGTAAAGTCATTGTGGTACCAGGTCGCCTAGTTAATATTGTTGCTAACTAA
- the lptE gene encoding LPS assembly lipoprotein LptE, with product MTIHLPKTARLVLFALLSLSLLACGFHLKGTVQIPQRLKMMTLTSQSGSAEFDRALRLTLSKAGVVIVDKANASADTLELKVNGLSSSDTVLARNNSNDVSQVERRLSGVYFVRQADGKSLYGPRNISTNKTLVNQDAEESAKLSYNQTQMQSMYEDLAKQLLYDLGYVPL from the coding sequence ATGACAATTCATTTGCCCAAGACGGCACGTCTGGTGTTATTTGCATTACTGAGTCTTAGTTTGCTTGCCTGTGGTTTTCACTTAAAGGGCACAGTGCAGATTCCTCAGCGCCTCAAGATGATGACCCTGACTTCGCAAAGCGGCTCGGCTGAATTTGATCGTGCCTTACGACTGACCTTAAGTAAAGCCGGTGTGGTCATAGTGGATAAAGCCAATGCATCTGCCGATACCTTAGAACTGAAAGTGAACGGACTCTCTTCATCCGATACGGTATTAGCCCGTAATAACTCAAACGATGTCTCACAAGTTGAACGTCGTCTTAGCGGCGTGTACTTTGTTCGTCAAGCTGATGGCAAATCCTTATACGGGCCACGTAACATCAGCACCAATAAGACGTTAGTGAATCAAGATGCCGAAGAGAGTGCTAAGCTGTCTTACAACCAAACGCAAATGCAATCCATGTATGAAGACTTGGCGAAGCAATTACTTTACGATCTAGGCTACGTGCCTCTCTAG
- the holA gene encoding DNA polymerase III subunit delta translates to MKVRADQLASQLSNSLAPIYIVSGDEVLLCQEAADKIRQAAQEYQIEERLRFVVDAQFDWQDVINENQSLSLFSSRRLFDIQIDKMAEKHSKALAQLGQSLSEDNIILLTLPKLDARTQKAKWFSQLESQGVFVQIWPIDANRLPAWVQQRAQSLDLSLTRDAASIICERGEGNLLALSQELEKLVLMHGPDSKIDAEKALESVVDSSRYSIYDLSDRLLMGKTKEALHCLHQLLGEGVETNIILWLINRETQTLVNLLTAMQNASLRQACQAQKIWDKRIPFYEKALSRHNQVTLPYMQNYLALMDKSIKGIDGPDIEIGLRNLVMMFCGYKPTMTELDLPASF, encoded by the coding sequence ATGAAAGTCCGTGCCGATCAATTAGCCAGTCAGCTCAGCAATAGCCTAGCCCCCATTTATATCGTGTCTGGCGACGAAGTCTTGCTGTGCCAAGAAGCCGCCGACAAGATTCGTCAAGCTGCACAAGAATATCAAATTGAAGAACGCTTGCGCTTTGTCGTCGATGCGCAGTTTGATTGGCAAGACGTCATCAATGAAAATCAAAGCTTATCTTTGTTTTCCTCACGCCGCTTGTTCGATATTCAGATCGATAAGATGGCAGAAAAACACAGCAAAGCGTTAGCACAATTAGGTCAATCATTAAGCGAAGACAACATCATCTTATTGACTTTACCGAAACTGGACGCCAGAACGCAAAAAGCCAAGTGGTTTAGTCAGTTGGAATCCCAAGGGGTGTTTGTGCAAATCTGGCCTATTGATGCCAACCGCTTGCCAGCTTGGGTACAACAAAGAGCGCAATCATTGGATCTGTCTCTCACTCGAGACGCGGCCAGCATTATTTGTGAGCGCGGGGAAGGTAACCTATTGGCCCTTTCACAAGAGCTTGAAAAGTTGGTCTTAATGCATGGCCCTGACAGCAAGATCGACGCAGAAAAAGCACTGGAATCTGTGGTCGACAGCAGTCGTTATTCGATTTACGATTTAAGCGACCGTCTATTAATGGGCAAAACCAAAGAAGCCTTACATTGTCTGCATCAGCTGCTGGGTGAAGGGGTCGAAACCAATATCATTTTGTGGCTGATTAACCGCGAAACACAAACCCTGGTCAACCTTTTGACAGCCATGCAAAACGCCAGTTTACGTCAAGCTTGCCAAGCACAAAAAATCTGGGACAAACGCATTCCTTTTTACGAAAAAGCCCTATCTCGACACAATCAGGTTACCTTGCCTTATATGCAAAACTATTTGGCTTTGATGGACAAAAGTATCAAAGGCATAGACGGACCAGACATAGAAATCGGTCTGAGAAATCTCGTTATGATGTTTTGTGGCTACAAACCCACCATGACGGAATTGGATTTACCTGCCTCTTTCTAA
- a CDS encoding TIGR02466 family protein, with protein MIDSESTQPIHIEQLDVWTTPLFVTQLADHEFLKDALLEQVYAQKSQQQEAIASHVAPTAKHALHESTLDFLDCDDATVMETKRQLEELILEVASNLNQLHWPDDAQAQAHIIESWYHVTQQGGYHDAHSHPNCSWCGIYYLEPGDASQADVGGMNRFYDPRVNAEQYADPGTAYLGGQGVWDFTPVEGQIILFPSYLKHSALPYFGQKDRVVIAFNSIIELY; from the coding sequence ATGATCGACTCGGAATCCACTCAACCCATTCACATTGAACAACTGGATGTTTGGACAACACCCTTATTTGTGACGCAGCTTGCGGATCATGAGTTTTTAAAAGACGCCTTATTAGAACAAGTCTATGCCCAGAAAAGCCAGCAACAAGAAGCCATAGCAAGTCATGTGGCTCCCACAGCCAAACACGCACTACATGAAAGTACATTGGATTTTCTCGACTGTGACGACGCCACTGTGATGGAAACCAAACGTCAGCTTGAAGAACTCATTCTCGAGGTTGCCAGCAATCTAAATCAGCTTCACTGGCCTGATGATGCTCAAGCACAAGCGCACATCATCGAATCTTGGTATCACGTGACACAACAAGGTGGCTACCATGATGCCCACTCTCATCCAAACTGCTCTTGGTGTGGTATTTATTACCTTGAACCGGGCGATGCCAGTCAAGCCGATGTCGGTGGCATGAATCGCTTTTATGACCCACGTGTGAACGCAGAACAGTATGCTGATCCTGGCACCGCCTATTTGGGTGGACAAGGTGTGTGGGATTTTACCCCAGTAGAAGGCCAAATTATTCTATTTCCTTCCTATCTTAAACACTCTGCTTTGCCCTATTTTGGTCAAAAAGATCGTGTGGTCATTGCCTTTAATAGTATTATTGAGCTCTATTAA
- a CDS encoding flavin reductase family protein has translation MHYPFDQLSGRERYHLITQTVIPRPIAWIMSKNDNGTFNLAPFSYFTSLSSDPALLIVSIGNKNPEKMKDTKRNLLREKECVLHIADGDLVKAVNDSAATLAYGESEVNQSGLQLTEFVDQLPRIKQAKVAYHCRLFDVHRFADTAFEAMYLEILNLYLDDDLIHTQGERTYIDSKKLNPLARLGGNDYALLGDTITIKRPD, from the coding sequence ATGCATTATCCGTTTGATCAACTCAGCGGCAGAGAGCGCTATCATCTGATCACACAAACCGTGATCCCCAGGCCCATCGCTTGGATCATGAGTAAAAATGACAATGGGACTTTTAACCTCGCGCCCTTCTCTTATTTCACCTCATTGTCTTCCGATCCAGCGTTATTGATCGTATCGATTGGCAATAAAAATCCTGAGAAAATGAAAGACACCAAGCGTAATTTACTGCGTGAGAAGGAATGTGTTTTGCATATTGCTGATGGTGATCTGGTCAAGGCCGTAAACGACAGTGCCGCTACCTTGGCCTATGGCGAATCGGAAGTGAATCAAAGTGGTTTACAACTGACCGAGTTCGTTGACCAATTACCGCGCATAAAGCAAGCCAAGGTGGCCTATCATTGTCGTTTGTTTGACGTACATCGCTTTGCAGATACTGCTTTTGAAGCTATGTATTTAGAAATACTCAACCTGTACCTTGATGATGATTTAATTCATACACAAGGCGAGCGTACTTACATAGACAGTAAAAAATTGAACCCATTAGCACGATTGGGCGGTAATGATTACGCTCTGCTCGGTGACACCATAACAATTAAACGTCCTGATTAG
- a CDS encoding cyclic nucleotide-binding domain-containing protein, giving the protein MDVTKHLKAFPFMANLDATLHDTLVELASIKDLKTGEVLAKQFAIGQNIYFLLSGEVAISVPIQDTGKSYNVGTISNTLSPIGWSAFRHPSRYATTFTATKKSKLLVWPLVKLQTLLDSNLAFANQFLQFVYQESLPVLTNIQNQTRPFFSNETLAFEETRPLIHPEIQNHALKDAINLLSYAPFCETFTQTEIHALAKKSTIILAHQGDILCQQDQPSDGLYFLIKGKVVVSYQTEAGDVITTRSISRAGTVLSWSTPNTNLKNRTSIISSRDSSILYIKQDDLLALFADNHKFSVKYMYRLIWLIGAHLLAARMRYLSQIANDEVLAVSNVIEQNAALLPVSSPLYKVSELLKSAITTDEAFGILYKCLHFGSVLERTISGMCLDILKDLQRENAFYRQLQAAYDGINTLPKETPTLDARRFGTEYFKQAFQHVPYVIKGLENLPKKAGSIFIYNHLLGSPTNRLPNGFRFSMDAQFIGSMVIDNEYGISGQRVVRRSKDSEFWRDDFYEKFGNIFISSWNGLTRDTPEYEDFIAASQETLKNNFPLMISPEGQSFHTQQSPGIFLPHAFEIAGSMGEDEPWIVPIAVANFDKRADHNIYTVVVKPAFKLSSRVDCKDKAALDTFLAEYQEEYKGYVAEAIALSQEIRQYPIFSAKSGYRSNVLSLNQIDVEFESDVRQLEFHLSHQEYKEQPVAFYGSSTMRLWDKFDEHFRDRDGINLGFGGATLEACVYYFERIVLPHKPRSLVIYAGDNDIGNHYDSNRVVELYIELLQKVDHYMAGTPVTLISIKCSPTRQHLRDVVEQTNVQIERLAQTRPNTQFVDLFSTLLDKNGDIKDNLFEGDRLHLTSKAYALWTNKLLETADFIF; this is encoded by the coding sequence ATGGACGTGACTAAACACCTAAAGGCTTTTCCCTTTATGGCCAATCTGGATGCAACACTCCATGACACATTAGTGGAACTGGCCAGTATAAAAGACTTAAAAACGGGAGAAGTGCTCGCCAAACAATTTGCCATTGGACAGAATATTTATTTCCTACTGTCCGGTGAGGTGGCCATTTCTGTACCCATTCAAGATACTGGCAAATCCTACAATGTCGGCACCATCAGCAATACACTTTCTCCTATTGGCTGGTCCGCATTCCGTCATCCATCTCGTTACGCCACCACCTTTACTGCCACCAAGAAGTCTAAACTGCTGGTGTGGCCTTTGGTGAAATTGCAAACTTTATTGGACAGTAACTTGGCTTTTGCCAATCAGTTTTTACAGTTTGTGTATCAGGAATCCTTACCTGTCTTAACCAATATCCAGAACCAAACTCGCCCTTTCTTCTCAAACGAAACCTTAGCCTTTGAAGAAACGCGCCCCCTGATTCACCCTGAAATCCAAAATCACGCTTTAAAAGATGCCATCAATCTACTCAGTTACGCGCCCTTTTGTGAGACCTTCACACAGACAGAGATTCATGCCTTAGCAAAAAAATCTACCATTATTTTGGCCCATCAAGGGGATATTTTATGCCAACAAGATCAACCCTCTGATGGTCTGTATTTCTTAATAAAGGGCAAGGTAGTGGTCAGCTATCAAACCGAGGCTGGCGACGTCATTACCACACGTTCCATTTCGCGAGCAGGCACAGTGCTCTCTTGGTCAACCCCCAATACCAATCTAAAGAACCGTACTTCCATCATCTCTTCTCGTGACAGTAGCATTTTATATATCAAACAAGACGATCTACTTGCCCTGTTTGCGGACAACCATAAGTTTTCAGTGAAATACATGTATCGCTTAATTTGGTTGATTGGCGCACATTTATTGGCCGCCCGCATGCGTTACTTATCGCAAATTGCCAATGACGAGGTATTGGCCGTCAGTAATGTGATTGAACAAAATGCCGCCTTGTTGCCCGTCAGTTCACCTCTGTACAAGGTCAGTGAGCTGTTAAAAAGTGCCATCACGACAGACGAAGCCTTTGGTATCTTATATAAGTGTTTGCATTTTGGCAGTGTTTTGGAAAGAACCATCTCGGGTATGTGTTTGGACATATTGAAAGATTTGCAGCGAGAAAACGCCTTTTATCGTCAGTTGCAAGCCGCTTACGATGGCATCAACACCCTTCCCAAAGAGACGCCAACGCTGGATGCCCGTCGCTTTGGTACAGAGTACTTCAAGCAAGCCTTCCAGCATGTTCCTTATGTGATCAAGGGGTTAGAGAATCTCCCCAAAAAAGCCGGTTCCATTTTCATTTACAACCATTTATTAGGCTCGCCAACCAACCGTTTGCCGAATGGCTTTCGCTTCTCTATGGATGCGCAGTTCATTGGTTCTATGGTGATAGACAACGAATACGGTATTTCCGGCCAACGGGTGGTACGTCGCAGTAAAGACAGTGAATTTTGGCGCGATGACTTTTACGAAAAATTCGGTAACATTTTCATTAGTAGCTGGAATGGCCTAACCCGTGACACGCCTGAATACGAGGACTTTATTGCCGCCTCCCAAGAGACCTTGAAGAACAACTTCCCTTTGATGATTTCGCCAGAAGGACAAAGCTTTCACACCCAACAATCGCCCGGTATTTTCTTACCTCATGCGTTTGAAATTGCGGGTTCCATGGGGGAAGACGAACCTTGGATAGTGCCCATTGCAGTAGCGAACTTTGATAAGCGCGCCGATCACAATATTTATACTGTGGTCGTGAAACCGGCGTTCAAACTGTCCAGCCGAGTGGATTGCAAAGACAAAGCGGCATTGGATACTTTCTTAGCTGAATACCAAGAAGAGTACAAAGGCTATGTTGCTGAAGCCATTGCACTATCTCAAGAGATTCGCCAGTACCCTATTTTCAGTGCAAAAAGTGGCTATCGTTCCAACGTACTGAGCTTAAATCAGATAGATGTGGAATTTGAATCAGACGTACGTCAATTGGAATTTCACTTGTCTCATCAAGAATACAAAGAACAACCTGTGGCGTTTTACGGCTCCTCTACCATGCGTCTTTGGGACAAATTTGATGAACATTTCCGTGACCGAGACGGCATCAACTTAGGCTTTGGTGGTGCCACACTGGAAGCCTGCGTGTATTACTTTGAACGGATTGTATTACCTCATAAACCTCGTTCATTGGTGATTTATGCAGGCGACAACGACATAGGCAACCACTATGATAGCAATCGCGTGGTGGAACTCTATATTGAGTTGTTGCAAAAAGTGGATCACTACATGGCAGGCACACCAGTCACCCTCATCAGCATCAAATGCAGCCCAACTCGACAGCATTTGCGTGATGTGGTGGAGCAAACCAATGTGCAAATTGAACGCTTGGCGCAAACTCGCCCGAACACGCAATTTGTGGATTTGTTCTCAACCTTGTTGGATAAAAATGGCGACATAAAAGACAATTTATTTGAGGGGGATCGCCTGCATTTAACCTCAAAAGCCTACGCTTTATGGACTAATAAGCTGCTTGAAACAGCAGATTTTATTTTCTGA
- a CDS encoding LysE family translocator — MDLTSWLSLVVICVMGALSPGPSLAVILRIAVAQSAWHGALAAITHGLGIGFWAFLTLQGLAVLMQQYQQAFSVLTLLGGLYLAWLGIKAWRYAGSSQHDVVKVTAGSYFEAARDGLLIALMNPKAALFFLALFSQVIPHEMTSSIKLQLWSTVVFIDSAWYVIVSLLLAGGPVLAWLKRHTVWVDRGMGSLLILLGAKVVTGIF, encoded by the coding sequence ATGGATTTAACGAGCTGGTTATCTTTGGTGGTGATTTGTGTCATGGGGGCTTTATCGCCGGGGCCAAGTTTGGCGGTCATCTTACGTATTGCTGTTGCTCAATCTGCTTGGCATGGCGCTTTAGCTGCCATTACTCATGGTTTGGGAATTGGTTTCTGGGCATTTCTGACGTTACAAGGTTTGGCGGTGTTAATGCAGCAATACCAGCAGGCTTTTTCCGTACTCACCTTGTTGGGTGGATTGTATCTTGCTTGGTTAGGTATCAAGGCTTGGCGCTACGCTGGGTCATCTCAGCATGACGTAGTGAAAGTGACTGCTGGCTCCTATTTTGAGGCGGCTCGTGATGGCTTATTGATCGCCTTAATGAACCCTAAAGCAGCGCTATTTTTTCTGGCCTTGTTTAGTCAAGTGATTCCTCATGAGATGACCAGTTCCATCAAGTTGCAGTTATGGTCAACGGTGGTTTTTATTGACAGTGCTTGGTATGTAATTGTTTCCCTATTGTTGGCGGGAGGCCCAGTTTTGGCTTGGTTAAAGCGTCATACTGTGTGGGTTGATCGAGGCATGGGAAGTTTGTTGATTCTTTTAGGCGCTAAGGTGGTAACGGGTATTTTTTGA
- the dapA gene encoding 4-hydroxy-tetrahydrodipicolinate synthase has product MFQGAITALITPFRDGQLDEDALRKIVRWQIDQGIDGLVPVGTTGESPTLSEAEHKRVIEITVVETNKAVPVLAGAGSNNPVEAVNYSEYAKQAGADATLHVAGYYNRPNQAGLYQHFKYVHDNSSLPIILYNIPPRSIVGIDVDTMAKLAELPRIIGVKDATGDLTRPIRERALIHKDFCYLSGDDVTSVAYNIGGGNGCISVTANIAPKQVVELHNLCRQGHYVAAAELQDKLFSLHAALFLEPNPAGAKYALSLLGLCTEECRLPIVALQDSSKAKIQQAMTNLGLI; this is encoded by the coding sequence ATGTTTCAAGGTGCAATTACCGCTTTAATTACCCCATTTCGTGATGGCCAACTGGACGAAGACGCGTTACGCAAAATAGTGCGTTGGCAAATAGATCAAGGCATAGACGGTTTGGTGCCAGTGGGCACAACGGGTGAATCGCCAACATTAAGCGAAGCGGAGCATAAGCGCGTGATTGAAATCACCGTTGTGGAAACCAACAAAGCGGTCCCCGTTTTAGCAGGCGCTGGATCAAATAATCCGGTAGAAGCGGTTAACTATTCTGAATACGCTAAGCAAGCTGGCGCCGATGCCACCTTACATGTAGCAGGTTATTATAATCGTCCCAATCAAGCGGGACTTTATCAGCATTTTAAATACGTTCACGATAACAGCAGCTTGCCTATCATCTTATACAATATTCCACCACGCTCTATCGTGGGAATTGATGTCGACACCATGGCAAAACTGGCGGAGTTACCACGTATCATAGGCGTAAAAGACGCGACTGGGGATTTAACTCGACCTATTCGTGAGCGTGCTTTGATTCACAAAGATTTTTGTTACCTAAGCGGTGATGATGTCACCAGTGTGGCCTATAACATAGGCGGTGGTAATGGTTGTATCTCGGTCACCGCTAACATAGCCCCCAAACAAGTGGTTGAACTGCACAATCTATGTCGCCAGGGGCATTACGTGGCGGCGGCGGAATTACAAGATAAGCTGTTTTCATTACATGCCGCGCTTTTCCTAGAACCCAACCCAGCTGGCGCGAAATACGCTTTGTCTTTGTTAGGTTTGTGTACTGAAGAATGTCGTCTGCCGATTGTTGCCCTGCAAGACAGCAGTAAAGCGAAAATCCAACAAGCCATGACGAATTTAGGTTTGATATAA
- a CDS encoding oxaloacetate decarboxylase, with the protein MATPSQHDLRNDFRKLLQSGQCYYTASTFDPMSARIAEDLGFEVGILGGSVASLQVLAAPDFALITLSEFTEQATRIGRVARLPIIADADHGYGNALNVIRTIVELERAGVAALTIEDTLLPAKYGHKSTDLIPLEEAVGKLKAALDARIDPAMSIIARTNAGQLTTEQTIERVKAYQAVGVDGICMVGIRDFDHLEAITQHISIPVMLVAYGNPELADRDRLAANGVRIVVNGHAAYFAAIKATYDCLREQRGIAEGKLNASELSTRYSTLEENRIWANKYMDVQE; encoded by the coding sequence ATGGCAACACCTTCGCAGCATGATTTGCGAAACGATTTTCGTAAGCTTCTTCAAAGTGGTCAATGTTATTACACAGCATCAACTTTTGATCCCATGTCAGCTCGTATCGCAGAAGACTTAGGTTTTGAAGTGGGCATATTGGGTGGCTCTGTTGCTTCTTTACAAGTGTTGGCGGCGCCTGATTTTGCCTTGATCACATTAAGTGAATTTACCGAACAAGCTACTCGTATAGGCCGTGTAGCTCGTTTGCCAATCATTGCCGATGCCGATCATGGTTACGGTAATGCCTTAAATGTTATCCGCACCATAGTGGAATTGGAGCGTGCTGGTGTGGCAGCTTTGACTATTGAAGATACCTTGCTACCAGCCAAATACGGTCATAAATCAACGGATTTGATTCCGCTTGAAGAAGCGGTAGGCAAATTAAAAGCGGCTTTGGATGCGCGTATTGACCCTGCTATGAGTATTATTGCCCGTACTAATGCAGGTCAATTGACCACAGAACAAACCATTGAGCGTGTCAAAGCTTACCAAGCGGTTGGAGTAGATGGCATTTGCATGGTGGGCATTCGTGATTTCGACCATCTTGAAGCCATTACTCAACACATTAGCATTCCTGTGATGCTGGTTGCCTATGGTAATCCAGAATTGGCTGATCGTGATCGTTTGGCGGCAAACGGTGTGCGCATTGTGGTAAACGGTCACGCGGCTTACTTTGCTGCGATTAAAGCGACCTATGATTGTTTGCGTGAACAGCGAGGTATTGCTGAAGGTAAATTGAACGCGTCGGAACTGTCGACTCGTTACTCAACCTTAGAAGAAAACCGTATTTGGGCGAACAAATACATGGACGTTCAAGAATAA